A DNA window from Loxodonta africana isolate mLoxAfr1 chromosome 7, mLoxAfr1.hap2, whole genome shotgun sequence contains the following coding sequences:
- the WNT11 gene encoding protein Wnt-11: MRARPQVCEALLLALALQTSVCYGIKWLALSKTPAALVLNQTQHCKQLEGLVSAQVQLCRSNLELMRTIVHAAREVMKACRRAFADMRWNCSSIELAPNYLLDLERGTRESAFVYALSAAAISHAIARACTSGDLPGCSCGPVPGEPPGPGNRWGGCADNLSYGLLMGAKFSDAPMKVKKTGSQANKLMRLHNSEVGRQALRASLEVKCKCHGVSGSCSIRTCWKGLQELRDVAADLKTRYLSATKVVHRPMGTRKHLVPKDLDIRPVKDSELVYLQSSPDFCMKNEKVGSHGTQDRQCNKTSNGSDSCDLMCCGRGYNPYTDRVVERCHCKYHWCCYVTCRKCERIVERYVCK; encoded by the exons ATGAGGGCGCGGCCGCAGGTCTGCGAGGCGTTGCTCCTCGCCCTGGCCCTCCAGACCAGCGTGTGCTATGGCATCAAGTGGCT GGCGCTGTCCAAGACGCCGGCGGCTCTGGTGCTGAACCAGACGCAGCACTGCAAGCAGCTGGAGGGCCTGGTGTCTGCCCAGGTGCAGCTGTGCCGCAGCAACCTGGAACTCATGCGCACCATTGTGCACGCTGCCCGCGAGGTCATGAAGGCTTGCCGCAGGGCCTTCGCAGACATGCGCTGGAACTGCTCCTCCATCGAGCTCGCCCCCAACTACCTGCTTGACCTGGAGAGAG GGACCCGGGAGTCGGCCTTCGTGTATGCGCTGTCGGCGGCCGCCATCAGCCACGCCATCGCCCGGGCCTGCACCTCCGGCGACCTGCCCGGCTGCTCCTGCGGCCCCGTCCCAGGTGAGCCACCCGGGCCCGGGAACCGCTGGGGAGGATGTGCGGACAACCTCAGCTACGGGCTCCTCATGGGGGCCAAGTTTTCCGATGCTCCTATGAAGGTGAAAAAAACAGGATCCCAAGCCAATAAACTGATGCGTCTACACAACAGTGAAGTGGGGAGACAG GCTCTCCGTGCCTCTCTGGAAGTGAAGTGTAAGTGCCATGGGGTGTCTGGCTCCTGCTCCATCCGCACCTGCTGGAAGGGGCTGCAGGAGCTGCGGGATGTGGCTGCTGACCTCAAGACCCGCTACTTGTCGGCCACCAAGGTAGTGCACCGACCCATGGGCACCCGCAAGCACCTGGTGCCCAAGGACCTGGATATCCGACCTGTGAAGGACTCGGAGCTCGTCTATTTGCAGAGCTCACCTGACTTCTGCATGAAGAACGAGAAGGTGGGCTCCCACGGGACACAGGACAG gcaGTGCAACAAGACATCCAATGGAAGTGACAGCTGTGACCTCATGTGCTGTGGGCGCGGCTACAACCCCTACACAGACCGCGTGGTCGAGCGGTGCCACTGCAAGTATCACTGGTGCTGCTATGTCACCTGCCGCAAGTGTGAGCGCATCGTGGAGCGCTACGTCTGCAAGTGA